GGTTGGTATAGTGCGTCGTGATGACACCGTAAGTTCCTAACTGGTTGACGCGGTTGAGCACGGCCTCGGCAATGGAGCCCCCCAGCATTGGCTCGGTTCCGGTTCCAAACTCGTCGATGAGCACCAGTGTTTTGGGCGTGCAGTTCTTCGTGAAGAACTTCATATTGGTCAGGTGCGAGCTGTACGTACTCAGGTCGTTCTCCAGTGACTGGTCGTCGCCAATGTCGATGAACATACGCTCGAAGATGCCCGAGCGACTATCCGGGCTCACCGGGACGGGCAAACCACATTGTAACATGTATTGCACCAGGCCTACCGTTTTCAGGCAAACCGATTTACCCCCGGCATTGGGACCGGAAATGAGCAGGATACGATTCTGTTCTGTAAGCGTAATATCGAGCGGAACAATTTTCCGGTTCTCCACCTTCAGGTTGCGTTCCAGCAACGGGTGACGAGCCTTGAACCATTCCAGTTCCAGTTTCTCTGTCACTTTCGGCTTCACCGATTCACTTTCGATGGCCCAGAGAGCCTTGGCCCGGATGAAATCGAGTTCGGCTAAAATGCCGTACGAAAACGCCAAATCTTCAGCATACGGACGGATTTCATCGGTGAAGTGAATCAAAATCTTCACGATTTCGCGTTTCTCAGCCGACTCCAGTTCCCGGATACGGTTGTTCACTTCCACGACTTCTTCGGGCTCCACGTAGGCTGTTCGTCCGGTAGCGGATTCGTCGTGCACAATCCCTTTCAGCTTCCGCTTGTTTCCGGCAGCAATGGGAATCACCGTGCGGCCATCACGAATGGAAGTGGAAACGTCTTTCTCTACGAGGCCTTCCTTCTGTGCTTTCCGCAGAATGCTCTGCATAATTTTGGACACACTGGCCTGCCGGGAAAAAATTTCGCGGCGAATGTTCGCCAGTTCGGGTGACGCATTGTCCTTAATTGTTCCGTGCTTGCTGATGATTTGGTCGATGCGGTCATATACAAATGGGAAAAGCTGTACATCGCGAACCACATCGCGCAGCCTGGGAAATTCCGCTTCTTCCCGGGAACGGAAAAAATTAACGATGGCACGAATGGTTTCCAGCGAACGTTTCAGGTCGAACAGCTCGTGGACTTCGAGGAATGTTCCGGGCACCTTGATTTTCTGCAGTGCCGGACGAACATCGAGGTAATAGCCTGTCGGGAAATTGGTCTCCTCGGCGATGATCTGCATGAATTCCACGGTCTCGTCTAGCCGCCGGACAATGGTCTCGTAGTTAGACGAGAAACTGAACTGCGCAGCAATCTCCTTCCCGAGTGTGCTCAGGCACCGCTGACTCAGCAAGTCGCGTATTTTGTCGAAACCAATTTTTGATTCAAATCCCGCAGGATAAATTTCCACCATCGTTATTCATTTTCGAATTGCAAAAATAACAATCGAAAAGGGATATACGAAAAGCGGAGGTAAACTTACTTACCCCCGCTCTGAAATATCGTATGTTCGAATACTTAGATTCGTACCATGGTTGAGTCCTGCACCCAACCTTTGTTGCCGTCGGCCAGCTGAATTTCCTTCCAGGTACCGAGGCTGTCGGTAAGTTTCACCTTCAGGCCTTCGTGAATAATGAAGAGTTCCGTCCCTGTTTCACTGGGCGAACCTTTCACGGTAACGGTCGGTGCCGTGATAATGGCCGTATTGCGGTGCGTTAGCTTGCTCTTCTGACTCGAGGCAAACGAGAAGGTAAATCCCGACCAGATAAGCGCCAAAATGGAAACCCAGAATGCCAGTTTCTTCCGGCGCACCGTTTGCGCAAAAAGAAACAAGGCAAAGATGACGAGGAAGATAAAGAAGGCTATCATGCTTTGTGTTCCCCACTCATCCGCTGAATGCGTATTAATAATACTGTGCCACCATTTGGTCAGGAAAAATTCGGGCAACGGCTGAATGTTATCGACCACATGAGCCTGCGCCAAATCGAGGTTATATTTGATGTCGTCGTCATTGGGAGCCAGCAAACGGGCCCGCTCATAATTGATGATGGCCTTGGTTATCTTTCCCGATTTGTAATAAGCATTTCCCAGGTTGAAATAGAGATCTGCTGATTCATATCCCCGCTTCAGAATGCCAGAATAAACGCTGGCGGCCTGCTGGTAATGCCCTTTTGCATACAAGGTATCGGCCCGGGTAATCGAGTCCAGTTCTGCTTTTTGAGCGAAAGTGGTACCGGAAATCAACACCAGCGCCAACATTCCTATGATGTATAATACTTTTTGTCTCATCGAATCCCTGTTCTGTTGATTCTGTTTCATCGTTACTTAATCTCTTTTTCCATGCGGCTCATCACCTCAACAGCCTTATCGTACATTTCATTCATGGCTGTCGATGTGCCTCCGCCCGGCGCGAATCGGGCAAACTCACATGTATCGAGCGTTTCGATAAAGCGATCGACCAGCTCCTGCGAAACACTGCGTTGCAGCAACGCTTCTGCGGCGCGCTCCTTGTTCAAATCGGCTACCGGAATGGTCAGCTTATCGCTGAGGTAGCCCCAGAATGCGCGGGTTACTGCTTCGTAGAATTTCTCCGCATCGTTTTGCTTCAGAACGCCGCGGGCCACTTTCAGGTGTTTCATGGCCACCTTGCTGGCTTTCCGGTTTTTCACCCGGGCCAGGTTCGCATTCTCGCGGATGCGCTTCATGTTAAAGAGATAGAATATGAGTACGAGGAATGCTCCTCCGAGATAAATCAGGTAGAAGTTCACCGAACCGAAGAACGTATCGTTTCGCTGGAACAATTGGTTGTTATCCGTCTTGATGTAACGAATATCCTTTCCGAGGAATTTCACATCTTCTTTGGAAAGTCCGCTGCTGACAACCGTGTTCGACTGGTTACCGGCTCCTTTTTCCACATGCAAATCATACGACTTGGTGGTCTTGGTCACGTATCTTCCCGTTGCCGGATTGAAATAGACAAAGTTGACAGCCGGAATGGTAAAATCGCCGGCATGACGCGGAATGACCAGGTATTCGAACGAGGTGCTTCCTTCCAGACCACTCTCCGTCGCTTTGAAATCGCTGGTATTCTTCGGATCGTATGTGTCGAAATCCGGCGGGAAATCAACCTTGGGCGCATCAATCAGTTTGAGGTTACCGTTTCCGGAAATCTTCAGCTTCAGCGTTACTGCATCGTTGGCTTTTACATCCGTTGCCGTAATAGAAGATTCGAGACGGAAGTTCCCGACTCCTCCGGAATAATTGGCCGGCGCTTTAGGCAGCGACTTCACATGAATGGTTACAGGCTGACTGAACACGGTGGCTTTCACCGTTGAAAACTGATCGAAGAAATCGTCGAAAATACTTTGCGGCTGCTGTACGCGCTGACGCACCAACGCCACAATTTTCACCGGTTTAATGGTGATATTTCCGGTTTGCTGCGGAAAAAGAATCGTTTTCTTCAGTGTTCCCACATTGTATATTTCTCCGTTATAGGCTTCCCGGTGTAACGAAATCTGTTGCGGGATATCGATATCCTGCGACCAGAATCCTTCGAAGTTCGGTAGTTCAATATCGTCGAATCCACTCAGGTTCACCCGTGAGTAAATCTTAATGGTCGCAACCAGATGCTCTCCTTTGTAAACCGATTTCCGGTTCACGTCCACCTTGACAAACAGATCCTTCGAATCGATATGTCCTGGTGTAGCTGCCGGCTTATCGACACCTCCTCCCGCTGGTTTCGACGAACCTTTTACCACCTGAATGGTCACCGGATTTGACGTGTATGTCTTTCCGTCCACGTCAATGGTGGCCGGTTGAATGGTGAACTTTCCCTCTTTTTTTGCCTGCAGAATGTAGGTGTAAGAGAAAGTGACCGAACGAGTCGTTTTACCGTTGATCATCTGAATGGATGTACTGTTGGAAGTCGAGGGTCCCATTAGTACATCGAAGTCATTCAACTCCGGAAGTTTCAGGTTATCTCCCTGTGTGTTTAGCACAAAAGAGAGCCGGAACTGGCTTCCGAGCTCTACCACATTGGGCGCCGACATCGAAAACCGAACGTCGTCGGCGCGGGCAGTTAAGCCGGCAAAGAGCGTAAACAAGAGAAGAAACAGGGTCTTTTTCTTCATCATCTGTATGCCTGTATATTTCGTGATTAATCTGTATTGCATTGTCAACATGCCTCAAAATTAGCAAAACCCCGGAATTTTTCCGGAGGGTATCCGGTTACACATCAATATCAACCGCTACCAATCCTTTTCAACCTTACGCTGCTGCGCCTTTGTCGCTTTCAGCTTACGCACTTTTTCCTGTGTTTTTCGCTCATCGTTTTGCAGGGCCTGCAACATCTGCTCGGCATTTTGTTTCGAGATCTTGTTCTGCTGAGGTTGCTGCTGTTGCTGCTGATTTTGGTTTTGGTTTTGGTTCTGTTTATTCTGGTTTTGCTTGTTTTGATCTTGTTTATTCTTATCCTGATTCTGTTTGTCCTTATTGTTCTTGTTCTGGTCTTTGTTTTGTTTGTTCTTATCCTGGTTGTTCTTGTTATTCTTGTCTTTGTTGTTCTTATTCTGTTGGTTCTGTTTATTCTTGTTCTTGTTTTTCTGCTGCTGCTTCAATTTTTCCGCGTAAGCGAGATTGTACTTGGTTTCCATATCGTTCGGATTCAACCGCAACGACTTTTTATAGGCATCGATACTCTCGTCAATCTTTTTCTGCGCCAGCAACGAATTTCCCAGGTTATGGTAGACCATTGCCTTATCCTTGGTATTGTCGGTCTCTTTGGCCAGCTGCTCAAACTGTTCGGCCGCTTTTCCGGGCTTGGCCTGCTTGTAGGTGGCATCCGCCAGATTGAATTTCCACTTGAAATCGTTGGGCTTCTCCTGCAGCGCTCTGCGATAAGCCACTTCGGCCTTGCTGAAGTTGACTGTGTCGAGACTGGCTGTGTCCTGTAATCCTTTTTCGAAAAAACTATTTCCTTCCCGGATGTATTTCCGCTCTTTCTGCGCAAATACCGGAACCGCGAGGAATAGAATCATCGCCATGAGAACGATTTGCCTCATCCGCACTTTATTTTCCGACATGAATGTTTTCACGTTCATTATATCTAAATCCTTCTCTGTTATTTAAATAAACTGTAATTTTTCAACCACCTGTTTTTCCTGTCGAGCACGAGGAAATCGATCAAAATCAATGCCAGAGCCATGATTAGGAAATACCCATATTGGTCTTCATAATCGGAATACACCCGCGATTCAATTTCCGCTTTTTGCAGCTTGTTCAACTCGTCGAACAAAGTATTCAATCCGATCTGTGCATTGTTGGCCCGGATATACGTTCCTCCTCCCGCATCCGCAATTTCGGTCAGCATCTTCTGATCCAACTTCGTAATAATCGTGTTCCCTTGGCTGTCCTTCCGGTAACCTTGTTCTCCGTTGGGCAACGTAACCGGAATCGGTGCTCCTTCGGGAAGTCCCATTCCAATGGTGTTGACAGTGATTCCTTTTTCGTACGCCGCTTTGGCTGCCGCAACCGGATTATCTTCATGGTTTTCACCGTCGGTAATCACAATGATGGTTTTATTTCCCTCGAAATTCGGCGAGAACGAACGGGCTGCCAGGTTGATGGCTGCTCCAATGGCTGTTCCCTGCACCGGAACCATATTGGTATTTACCGAACTCAAAAACAGTTTTGCCGACGCATAATCGGTCGTAATCGGTAACTGAATATAAGCCTGCCCAGCAAACACGATCAACCCGATTTTATCCTGGTTGAGCCGGTCGGTCAATTTGGCAATGGCTCTTTTCGCCCGGTCCAGCCTATCGGGTTTAATGTCCTGAGCCAGCATACTGTTCGATACATCGAGGGCAATCATGATCTCGATTCCCTTGCGTTTTACTGTTTTTAGTTTCGAGCCAAACTGCGGACGAGCGACTCCGACAATTATAAATGCCAAAGCCAGCATCCATATCCAGAATTTCACTACCGGACGACCGTTCGACACGTTGGGCATCAAACCAGCCAGCAACTCCGGATTTCCAAATTTGCGAATGGCTCTACGTCGTCCTCTTCTGGCCAGCCAAAAGACGATGGCAAATGCCGGTATCACCAGCAAGAGGTATAAATATTCGGGATTTGCGAACCTAAATGATTCCATTTTTCCTTTTAATTTCTTGACTAAAATTCTTCAACACCACCGGGCCAGGCCCTCTTTCTCTCAGGCTTCTTTCTTACGGAATATTCCTGAAAATCGTGTTCTTCAGGAACACCAGCAACAGCGTCAGTAACAGGGCCGGAAGAGCAAAACGTTCGAATTCCTCCGTCTTCCTGCTGAACTGCTTCACATCTATTTTCGATTTTTCCAGTTTGTCAATCTCTTTGTAAATTTCTTTCAACTTGGCATTATCGGTGGCCCGGAAGTATTCCCCTCCGGTAATCGACGCGATTTGTTTCAACATTGGTTCATCAATCTTCACCTGCATTTGCCTCATCTGGGTACCGAAGGGAGTCTGTACCGGATAAGGCGCCGTGCCAATCGAGCCGATTCCGATAGTGTAAACACGAACTCCAAATGTTTTGGCAATTTCGGCTGCGGTAACCGGCGCAATTTCGCCGCGGTTATTCTCACCATCGGTCAACAGAATTACCACTTTGCTTTTGGCTTTACTGTCCTTCAAACGAGCTACGGCTGTTGCCAACCCCTCCCCGATAGCTGTTCCGTCCTCGATCATCCCGGTATGGATATCCTTGAACAGGTTAATCAATACCGCATGATCGGTTGTCAACGGACACTGCGTAAAACTCTCGCCGGCAAAAACCACCAGGCCAATCCGGTCGTAAGGTCGGCCGGAAATAAACTGAATGGCGATATTTTTGGCAGCATCCAACCGGTCAGGCTGAAAGTCACGTGCCAGCATCGAACTGGAAATATCGAGTGCCATAACAATATCGATTCCTTCGGTGGTGGCATTCTCCCAGCTGGAAGTCGACTGCGGGCGGGCCAGTGCCATAATCAATAACGATAACACGCCCAACTTCAATACAAAAAGCAGATGACGCAGATAATGCTTCCACGTGCGGGGTGCCCCCTCAAAACCTTTCAGTGTCGATAATTGAATGCTTGCCCGCGATTTCTTCTGCTGCCACACATA
This Prolixibacter sp. NT017 DNA region includes the following protein-coding sequences:
- a CDS encoding VWA domain-containing protein, whose product is MSQITYAHPAFFYLFLLFIPMIVWYVWQQKKSRASIQLSTLKGFEGAPRTWKHYLRHLLFVLKLGVLSLLIMALARPQSTSSWENATTEGIDIVMALDISSSMLARDFQPDRLDAAKNIAIQFISGRPYDRIGLVVFAGESFTQCPLTTDHAVLINLFKDIHTGMIEDGTAIGEGLATAVARLKDSKAKSKVVILLTDGENNRGEIAPVTAAEIAKTFGVRVYTIGIGSIGTAPYPVQTPFGTQMRQMQVKIDEPMLKQIASITGGEYFRATDNAKLKEIYKEIDKLEKSKIDVKQFSRKTEEFERFALPALLLTLLLVFLKNTIFRNIP
- a CDS encoding VWA domain-containing protein; this translates as MESFRFANPEYLYLLLVIPAFAIVFWLARRGRRRAIRKFGNPELLAGLMPNVSNGRPVVKFWIWMLALAFIIVGVARPQFGSKLKTVKRKGIEIMIALDVSNSMLAQDIKPDRLDRAKRAIAKLTDRLNQDKIGLIVFAGQAYIQLPITTDYASAKLFLSSVNTNMVPVQGTAIGAAINLAARSFSPNFEGNKTIIVITDGENHEDNPVAAAKAAYEKGITVNTIGMGLPEGAPIPVTLPNGEQGYRKDSQGNTIITKLDQKMLTEIADAGGGTYIRANNAQIGLNTLFDELNKLQKAEIESRVYSDYEDQYGYFLIMALALILIDFLVLDRKNRWLKNYSLFK
- a CDS encoding tetratricopeptide repeat protein, translating into MRQIVLMAMILFLAVPVFAQKERKYIREGNSFFEKGLQDTASLDTVNFSKAEVAYRRALQEKPNDFKWKFNLADATYKQAKPGKAAEQFEQLAKETDNTKDKAMVYHNLGNSLLAQKKIDESIDAYKKSLRLNPNDMETKYNLAYAEKLKQQQKNKNKNKQNQQNKNNKDKNNKNNQDKNKQNKDQNKNNKDKQNQDKNKQDQNKQNQNKQNQNQNQNQQQQQQPQQNKISKQNAEQMLQALQNDERKTQEKVRKLKATKAQQRKVEKDW
- a CDS encoding BatD family protein, with the translated sequence MMKKKTLFLLLFTLFAGLTARADDVRFSMSAPNVVELGSQFRLSFVLNTQGDNLKLPELNDFDVLMGPSTSNSTSIQMINGKTTRSVTFSYTYILQAKKEGKFTIQPATIDVDGKTYTSNPVTIQVVKGSSKPAGGGVDKPAATPGHIDSKDLFVKVDVNRKSVYKGEHLVATIKIYSRVNLSGFDDIELPNFEGFWSQDIDIPQQISLHREAYNGEIYNVGTLKKTILFPQQTGNITIKPVKIVALVRQRVQQPQSIFDDFFDQFSTVKATVFSQPVTIHVKSLPKAPANYSGGVGNFRLESSITATDVKANDAVTLKLKISGNGNLKLIDAPKVDFPPDFDTYDPKNTSDFKATESGLEGSTSFEYLVIPRHAGDFTIPAVNFVYFNPATGRYVTKTTKSYDLHVEKGAGNQSNTVVSSGLSKEDVKFLGKDIRYIKTDNNQLFQRNDTFFGSVNFYLIYLGGAFLVLIFYLFNMKRIRENANLARVKNRKASKVAMKHLKVARGVLKQNDAEKFYEAVTRAFWGYLSDKLTIPVADLNKERAAEALLQRSVSQELVDRFIETLDTCEFARFAPGGGTSTAMNEMYDKAVEVMSRMEKEIK
- a CDS encoding tetratricopeptide repeat protein — encoded protein: MRQKVLYIIGMLALVLISGTTFAQKAELDSITRADTLYAKGHYQQAASVYSGILKRGYESADLYFNLGNAYYKSGKITKAIINYERARLLAPNDDDIKYNLDLAQAHVVDNIQPLPEFFLTKWWHSIINTHSADEWGTQSMIAFFIFLVIFALFLFAQTVRRKKLAFWVSILALIWSGFTFSFASSQKSKLTHRNTAIITAPTVTVKGSPSETGTELFIIHEGLKVKLTDSLGTWKEIQLADGNKGWVQDSTMVRI
- a CDS encoding endonuclease MutS2, which produces MVEIYPAGFESKIGFDKIRDLLSQRCLSTLGKEIAAQFSFSSNYETIVRRLDETVEFMQIIAEETNFPTGYYLDVRPALQKIKVPGTFLEVHELFDLKRSLETIRAIVNFFRSREEAEFPRLRDVVRDVQLFPFVYDRIDQIISKHGTIKDNASPELANIRREIFSRQASVSKIMQSILRKAQKEGLVEKDVSTSIRDGRTVIPIAAGNKRKLKGIVHDESATGRTAYVEPEEVVEVNNRIRELESAEKREIVKILIHFTDEIRPYAEDLAFSYGILAELDFIRAKALWAIESESVKPKVTEKLELEWFKARHPLLERNLKVENRKIVPLDITLTEQNRILLISGPNAGGKSVCLKTVGLVQYMLQCGLPVPVSPDSRSGIFERMFIDIGDDQSLENDLSTYSSHLTNMKFFTKNCTPKTLVLIDEFGTGTEPMLGGSIAEAVLNRVNQLGTYGVITTHYTNLKHFASSAEGIENGAMLYDSHQMEPLFRLQIGKPGSSFAFEIARKIGLPEDILKEASDKIGQEHIDFDKHLRDIVRDKRYWEGKRQRIRKVERHLDDMAGKYESDLEETERMRKEILAKAKREADELLSNTNRMIERTIREIKEANAEKEQTRKVRRELDDFRDEVEKKATEDEEKIARKMEKLRQKEQKRREKSPRKEPEKKKVKPAQPKTPTLEVGAKVRLQGQQAAGEVLEINGKNIVVAFGALRSTVKRDKLEVVSNSQLKKEGVQKNKTIARINDAIADRKMTFKPEVDVRGMRAEEALHKIQEFIDEAIMVEAAELRILHGKGTGVLRELIRNYLRTEPMVRHYHDEHVQHGGAGITVVELA